The Uranotaenia lowii strain MFRU-FL unplaced genomic scaffold, ASM2978415v1 HiC_scaffold_92, whole genome shotgun sequence genome has a segment encoding these proteins:
- the LOC129760973 gene encoding methylcytosine dioxygenase TET-like has translation MAVVILYLQPSSPAFHPHTYKHAHIQLQLVFGTFASAAQPTGRGRKSLNLGATPKNLPQQNPSAASPAPASLPHPSPNTTTTGAASGHTASTGVGVASNVVQSSQQQQQQPQQQQLVTVAGAQTGVINSTLLGTAPQQPQQQQQQQPIAGVLQQQAPQQITATGVIKAEIMKDQPQQPMAPMAFYPTWQADPSQGWQNQFIQQIPQNTPAITPLNSLEFQPQGYAAYQPNGYVQTAGIGFDPNYGRTYAAPPAVQRYEFQTNQITPINQVSLQSVSFAPTVTYAGQVSTGPAVVSHNPHDQFNLQLNKQTSGNDMPGYPRVNSVPPRSLNCNGYSGQDYGGQTTTQANSATTNVTNANGTSTSASAGGSSMHPPAQVPQSPNRQTQQPPRPNSNQQQLPYAQQSPNPYNSNGNNSLQQSPNHNNGANSGVNNNNVYAQQSQQTGMHTPSPMQTPDNHQSPSHLNGSGQSQGEWGGGWNTQPQSQSTDLFNQSDRVNLNSRIKTMIMNKNDPKDVIGGIQQQPMTHLGGVQSPGGVLGQGPAQQQTGHFLSYSHHLRDSLTPTTLATGGSGSSGQSPAPTSAMMGGGSGSNSTSNDGTIGDGGGGMINSISNIVDPNWKQSSKSPGIGGIESNGAAAQSRIEHEHQQHHHHAAAAMMGDLHHDSKHQDFEQKQQLIDKNNTDPGGGGLHHDTGGGGHDIKHKLSSKSSSSPSSKSKSSSHKSSDKHSKSKNNHLDMNQPIDSNKSSSNLNSYSSSSFMSEHHSSSSSSSPYPNLNQTYPANNHSSSSSSSQSSSLAALGGGGYPGHLDNKLVDDKSPLNRFRHDTLSSGFNPHLPHQQSSSPSQLHSGAFHHPQSAGSSSSSNYNLMSVKKEPGLLDNTQPPKFDGYEKNYQNFIRYGDYDSSQPPQSQVSQHGSSSLSAPTKSEYNSYYSPYNNYPGYQNYPNYHNQNYNSTATGSVLPHNPETSTPLPAVTTPVAHQTNFEQQIPAHTYPIPKNSNLPQADIPIKQETDDASYMNSSSSASHGGSMLHETNSSGSHNDAPSTPNTAIEQPPPSEPDPPPAAPEKTTKSKKGEKKEKIKKEATEEGEIKTEGATTATGKKKKESKKSKAAAAAAAAAAAASATETESSAAKQAEDDKLEKAHKPEIPDCDCFSGGSEKAPSEPGSYYTHLGTASTLEELRRETENRVGLSGKQLRIEKVVYTGKEGKSSQGCPIAKWVIRRVDPEEKLLFVVKRRQGHRCKASFIVVCIVVWDGIPTQEADSVYRMLAVKLNKYGLPTVRRCATNESRTCACQGLDPETCGVSYSFGCSWSMYYNGCKYARSKTVRKFRLSVKNEEAEIEERMNVLATMLSPLYVTVAPQAFQNQVQYEREAPDCRLGLKPGKPFSGVTCCLDFCGHTHRDLHNMQDGCTVQVTLLKPLPPGVKADDEQLHVLPLYTMDTTDEFDSEEAQKKKAETGSVQVLEKFLTEVRVRSTPLQPCRRHGKKRGNGKDEKSKEDGEPNNEESIPETPPPPPPPTKKESKSKSKKGSSASGNGSQTSPGSGSPKSKSSSSSSKASPGGGSSNGNSNGATDANKAVNVQGQTANNGSNSAFTPPSAISSPNNTGNSNSTLVDMASMIDNFTDAQLQSNQISSTVLDSPYSYDYNTGQYIDNRQYYNNWPTDYYGNRTDPNKMLGRNEEIPDTTTRPGSNSSNSAFSPSIPDPTKTPTPVHMDDYSATKLSQQQSQNTYHTLQQPEQGFVKPKPPDYNPGYGYQPHTPMSYGYHPPYTPYDPYQNYNYAYPPQSYHPTYHNMYPASQTQIPGTGPAPPSATVIGAPPPSNWNLYPPHPHHQSHVPPSAPSQLHGAHHGHPKQQEMQQVVQPPAPPPPPKETLGEVTETNENVDCFEDPQMGGVAIALPHGSVIIECAKLEMHSTTALKKPNRLNPTRMTLIFYQHRNLNRPKHGIAEWAEKMRLKKLGLAVNDPTLDDKDMLLEDDIKGEPLDDLHHMRHMGDEHDMMDVEYSGV, from the exons GCCCCAATGGCATTCTATCCGACCTGGCAGGCCGACCCCTCTCAGGGCTGGCAGAACCAGTTCATCCAGCAAATCCCGCAAAACACCCCCGCCATCACGCCGCTGAACTCGCTCGAATTCCAGCCACAG GGCTATGCCGCCTACCAACCGAACGGCTACGTCCAAACGGCCGGCATCGGATTCGATCCGAACTACGGCCGAACGTATGCCGCACCACCGGCAGTACAGCGCTATGAATTCCAAACCAACCAAATTACACCGATCAACCAGGTGTCGCTGCAGAGCGTATCCTTTGCACCGACCGTAACCTACGCCGGGCAGGTTTCGACCGGACCGGCCGTAGTTTCGCACAACCCGCACGACCAGTTTAATCTGCAGCTGAACAAACAGACGTCGGGAAACGACATGCCTGGATATCCACGGGTGAACAGCGTACCGCCGCGCTCACTCAATTGTAATGGATATTCAGGCCAAGACTATGGCGGCCAAACCACTACCCAAGCCAACTCGGCGACTACCAACGTTACGAACGCTAATGGAACCTCGACCAGTGCCAGTGCCGGCGGCAGCTCAATGCATCCCCCGGCTCAGGTTCCCCAGTCACCGAATCGGCAAACCCAACAACCCCCACGTCCCAACTCCAACCAACAGCAGCTCCCCTATGCCCAACAGTCCCCGAATCCCTACAACAGCAACGGAAACAACAGCTTGCAGCAATCTCCAAACCATAACAACGGTGCTAACAGCGGCGTAAACAACAACAACGTCTACGCACAGCAATCGCAGCAAACTGGTATGCACACACCATCGCCCATGCAAACACCAGACAATCACCAGTCGCCCAGCCACCTGAACGGCAGCGGCCAATCGCAGGGCGAATGGGGAGGAGGCTGGAACACCCAGCCGCAATCTCAATCGACCGACCTGTTCAACCAGTCGGATCGCGTTAACTTAAACTCTCGAATAAAAACAATGATCATGAACAAGAACGACCCCAAGGATGTGATCGGTGGCATCCAACAGCAGCCAATGACCCATCTCGGCGGGGTACAAAGTCCAGGAGGAGTGCTTGGACAGGGACCGGCCCAACAACAGACCGGTCATTTTTTATCGTATAGCCACCATCTCCGAGACAGTCTGACGCCTACGACGCTAGCGACCGGCGGCAGTGGAAGCAGTGGCCAGTCGCCGGCACCGACCTCAGCAATGATGGGTGGCGGAAGCGGCAGTAACAGTACATCCAACGATGGTACTATCGGAGATGGTGGCGGAGGCATGATCAACAGTATTAGCAATATTGTTGATCCCAACTGGAAGCAAAGCAGCAAATCGCCTGGAATCGGAGGCATCGAGAGCAACGGAGCAGCAGCGCAGAGCAGAATAGAACACGAACATCAACAGCACCATCATCACGCAGCAGCAGCGATGATGGGCGATCTTCATCACGATAGTAAACATCAGGATTTTGAGCAAAAGCAGCAACTAATTGACAAGAATAATACCGATCCAGGAGGTGGCGGACTCCATCACGATACCGGTGGCGGCGGACATGACATCAAGCATAAGCTCAGCTCCAAATCGTCGTCTTCACCATCCTCCAAATCGAAAAGCAGTAGCCATAAGAGTAGCGATAAGCATAGCAAATCGAAAAACAATCATCTCGACATGAATCAACCAATAGACTCTAACAAATCTTCCAGTAATCTTAATAGCTATTCAAGTAGTAGTTTTATGAGCGAACATCATTCGTCGTCATCTTCGTCGTCACCGTATCCGAATCTTAATCAAACATATCCAGCAAATAATCATAGCAGCAGCAGTAGTAGTAGTCAATCATCATCACTGGCAGCCCTGGGAGGGGGCGGCTACCCAGGCCATCTGGATAACAAACTGGTGGACGACAAAAGTCCCCTGAACCGATTCCGACATGACACCTTGAGCAGTGGCTTCAACCCCCATCTGCCCCATCAGCAATCATCATCCCCGTCGCAGCTTCACAGCGGCGCATTCCATCATCCCCAGTCGGCCGGAAGCAGTTCCTCTTCCAACTACAATCTCATGAGCGTCAAGAAGGAACCCGGTCTCCTAGACAACACTCAACCACCCAAGTTCGATGGTTACGAGAAAAACTACCAAAACTTCATCCGCTACGGAGACTACGACAGCAGTCAACCGCCACAGAGTCAAGTTTCCCAGCACGGAAGCTCCAGTCTTTCCGCTCCCACTAAATCCGAATACAATAGCTACTATTCACCGTACAATAACTACCCCGGGTACCAAAACTACCCCAACTATCACAACCAAAACTACAACAGCACCGCAACGGGCAGTGTCCTACCCCACAACCCCGAAACTAGCACCCCGCTACCAGCCGTAACAACTCCGGTAGCTCATCAAACCAACTTCGAGCAACAAATACCGGCCCATACCTATCCCATCCCAAAGAATAGCAACCTACCCCAGGCGGACATCCCAATCAAGCAGGAAACCGACGACGCTTCCTACATGAACAGCAGCAGTTCCGCATCCCACGGAGGATCCATGCTGCACGAAACCAACTCCAGCGGATCCCACAACGATGCCCCTTCAACGCCAAACACCGCAATCGAACAACCACCACCCTCAGAACCCGATCCTCCACCGGCAGCCCCCGAAAAGACTACCAAGTCCAAAAAGGGCGAAAAGAAggagaaaattaaaaaggaagCCACCGAAGAGGGCGAAATCAAAACAGAAGGAGCCACAACAGCCACCggtaaaaagaaaaaggaatccaAGAAGTCGAAGGCTGCAGCAGCGGCTGCCGCGGCCGCAGCTGCCGCCTCCGCAACCGAGACCGAATCATCGGCGGCTAAGCAGGCCGAGGACGACAAGCTGGAGAAAGCTCACAAACCGGAAATTCCGGACTGCGATTGCTTCTCCGGCGGTTCGGAGAAGGCACCCTCTGAACCGGGCAGCTACTACACCCATTTAG GAACCGCCTCAACGTTGGAAGAGCTCCGACGGGAGACGGAAAACCGTGTTGGCCTAAGTGGAAAGCAGCTGCGCATTGAGAAGGTCGTCTACACCGGGAAGGAGGGCAAATCCAGTCAGGGTTGCCCGATTGCCAAGTGGGTCATCCGGCGGGTCGATCCGGAGGAGAAATTGCTCTTCGTTGTCAAACGAAGGCAAGGGCATCG GTGTAAGGCGTCCTTCATTGTGGTGTGTATCGTTGTTTGGGACGGGATTCCTACCCAGGAGGCCGATAGCGTGTACCGAATGTTGGCCGTGAAGCTGAACAAGTACGGTCTTCCAACGGTTCGTCGATGTGCTACCAACGAGAGTCGCACTTGTGCTTGTCAAG GTCTCGATCCGGAAACTTGTGGGGTGTCGTACAGTTTCGGCTGCAGTTGGTCCATGTACTACAACGGGTGCAAGTATGCGCGCTCCAAAACGGTCCGGAAGTTCCGACTTTCGGTGAAGAACGAGGAGGCTGAAATCGAGGAGCGTATGAATGTGCTTGCTACGATGTTAAGTCCACTATACGTCACAGTTGCTCCCCAGGCCTTCCAGAACCAAGTGCAGTACGAGCGGGAAGCGCCCGACTGCAGGCTGGGTCTGAAACCGGGAAAGCCCTTCTCCG GAGTAACGTGCTGTTTGGACTTTTGTGGTCACACGCATCGAGATTTGCATAACATGCAGGACGGATGTACGGTTCAAGTAACGCTGCTTAAACCGTTACCGCCCGGTGTTAAAGCCGATGACGAACAGCTGCACGTGCTACCCCTGTACACCATGGACACAACGGACGAATTCGATAGTGAAGAGGCCCAGAAAAAGAAGGCCGAAACTGGATCCGTACAAGTCCTCGAGAA ATTTTTGACAGAAGTTCGAGTGAGATCGACACCGCTGCAACCGTGTCGACGACACGGTAAAAAGCGAGGGAACGGTAAAGACGAGAAGTCGAAAGAAGACGGTGAACCGAACAATGAGGAATCTATTCCGGAAACTCCTCCGCCACCTCCACCACCGACTAAGAAGGAGAGCAAATCGAAGAGCAAAAAGGGTTCCTCGGCCAGTGGAAACGGAAGCCAGACTTCTCCGGGCTCGGGATCACCCAAGTCTAAGAGCTCGAGCAGTAGCTCAAAAGCAAGTCCGGGAGGAGGTTCATCGAACGGCAACTCAAACGGTGCTACGGATGCCAACAAAGCGGTCAACGTTCAAGGACAGACTGCTAATAATGGCTCAAATAGTGCGTTCACACCACCTAGTGCAATCAGTTCGCCGAACAATACGGGAAATTCGAACAGCACCCTCGTTGATATGGCATCCATGATCGACAACTTCACCGATGCGCAACTTCAGTCGAACCAGATCTCAAGCACCGTACTGGATTCACCGTATAGCTACGATTACAACACCGGACAGTACATCGACAACCGACAATACTACAACAACTGGCCGACGGACTATTACGGCAACCGTACGGATCCCAACAAAATGCTCGgaagaaatgaagaaattccTGATACTACCACTCGACCTGGCAGTAACAGCAGTAATTCGGCATTCAGTCCTAGCATACCGGACCCCACGAAAACGCCAACTCCAGTCCACATGGACGACTACAGTGCCACCAAACTTAGTCAACAGCAAAGCCAAAATACGTATCACACTCTGCAACAGCCAGAACAAGGCTTCGTCAAACCGAAACCCCCAGACTACAATCCCGGCTACGGTTATCAGCCTCATACCCCCATGAGCTACGGCTACCATCCTCCGTACACGCCATACGATCCCTACCAGAACTACAACTATGCTTATCCGCCGCAAAGCTACCACCCCACATATCACAACATGTACCCTGCCTCGCAGACCCAGATCCCCGGAACAGGTCCGGCCCCACCATCAGCAACAGTTATCGGAGCACCTCCACCATCCAACTGGAATCTGTACCCGCCTCATCCGCACCATCAGTCTCATGTCCCTCCTTCAGCTCCATCTCAACTTCACGGAGCTCATCACGGCCATCCCAAACAACAAGAAATGCAACAGGTCGTTCAACCTCCGGCACCTCCACCACCCCCGAAGGAAACCCTCGGCGAAGTGACGGAAACCAATGAAAACGTAGATTGCTTCGAAGATCCGCAGATGGGCGGCGTTGCGATAGCCCTTCCCCACGGTAGCGTCATCATTGAGTGCGCAAAGTTGGAGATGCATTCTACGACGGCACTTAAGAAGCCCAACCGGTTGAACCCGACCCGGATGACGTTGATCTTCTACCAGCATCGGAACCTGAACAGGCCGAAGCACGGTATTGCCGAGTGGGCCGAGAAGATGCGGCTGAAGAAGTTGGGACTGGCGGTGAACGATCCCACTCTGGACGATAAGGATATGCTGCTGGAGGATGATATCAAGGGCGAACCGCTGGACGATCTGCACCATATGAGGCATATGGGTGAT GAGCACGATATGATGGACGTGGAGTACTCGGGTGTCTAG